In the Pontibacillus sp. HMF3514 genome, GTCACCCTGTCTATAATGGGTTATGATAGCTAAAACAGCATCGCATAAACACAAATTTATTATGTATAGTCGAATATGCATGAACGGGGACTGCCTACCTGAGGAATTTCGGTTAGACACTAGTCTAACCGGGGTTTCGACGTTTTGAAGGAGGGTTTATTAATGATCGAAATTGAAAAGCCAAAAATTGAAACGGTTGAGATCAGCGATGATGCAACATTTGGAAAGTTGGTCGTCGAACCGCTTGAACGTGGGTATGGTACAACACTTGGGAACTCCTTGCGTCGTATCCTACTATCCTCACTTCCTGGCGCTGCTGTAACTTCCGTGCAAATGGATGGAGCTCTACACGAATTCTCCACGATCGATGGCGTGGTGGAAGATGTAACAACCATCATTTTGAATTTAAAGAAGTTAGCTCTGAAGATTTATTCCGAAGAGTCTAAAACTCTAGAAGTTGATGTACAGGGAGAAGGAACTGTTACGGCTGCAGATATTACGCATGACAGTGATGTCGAGATTTTAAACCCTGAGATCCACATTGCGACGTTACAATCGAATGCTACTCTACGTATGAAAATTACGGCAGAGAAAGGTCGAGGATATCGTCCAGCAGAAGCAAACAAACACGATGAACAACCAATTGGCGTCATCCCAGTTGACTCCATCTTCACACCAATTTCACGTGTAACCTACCAAGTGGAGAACACTCGCGTAGGCCAGGTGACAAATTTTGATAAGCTAACGTTAGACGTATGGACTGACGGAAGCATTCGACCAGAAGAAGCCGTTTCATTAGGTGCTAAAATCTATATGGAACACTTAAACATTTTCGTTGGACTTACTGATGAAGCACAAAATGCTGAAATCATGGTTGAGAAAGAAGAAGACCAAAAAGAAAAAGTCCTAGAAATGACGATCGAAGAACTTGACCTATCTGTTCGTTCTTACAACTGCCTCAAGCGTGCTGGTATCAACACGGTTCAAGAACTTGCTCAGAAGTCTGAAGAAGACATGATGAAAGTTCGTAACCTTGGCCGCAAATCCTTTGAGGAAGTTAAGCACAAGCTCAACGATCTTGGCTTAGGCTTACGTAAAGACGACTAACGATAGAGTCGTTTGATAGAAGAGTTTCTCAGCAAAGGAGGGAACTGATATGGCTAGAAAGTTAGGTCGTACAACTGACGTACGTATGGCATTACTACGTAATTTAGCAACAGACCTTATTATTCATGAGCGTATTGAAACAACTGAAGCAAAAGCAAAAGAGCTTCGTTCTGTTGTTGAAAAAATGATTACACTTGGTAAGCGCGGAGATCTTCACGCTCGTCGCCAAGCTGAATCATTCCTATACAAAGCGCAAGCAGATGAAGATAGCGAAGAAACCGCTCTTCAAAAGCTATTCTCAGACATCGCTACGCGTTATGAAGACCGTCAAGGTGGTTACACTCGTATCCTTAAAGTTGGTCCTCGTAAAGGTG is a window encoding:
- the rplQ gene encoding 50S ribosomal protein L17; its protein translation is MARKLGRTTDVRMALLRNLATDLIIHERIETTEAKAKELRSVVEKMITLGKRGDLHARRQAESFLYKAQADEDSEETALQKLFSDIATRYEDRQGGYTRILKVGPRKGDGAKTAIIELV
- a CDS encoding DNA-directed RNA polymerase subunit alpha, with product MIEIEKPKIETVEISDDATFGKLVVEPLERGYGTTLGNSLRRILLSSLPGAAVTSVQMDGALHEFSTIDGVVEDVTTIILNLKKLALKIYSEESKTLEVDVQGEGTVTAADITHDSDVEILNPEIHIATLQSNATLRMKITAEKGRGYRPAEANKHDEQPIGVIPVDSIFTPISRVTYQVENTRVGQVTNFDKLTLDVWTDGSIRPEEAVSLGAKIYMEHLNIFVGLTDEAQNAEIMVEKEEDQKEKVLEMTIEELDLSVRSYNCLKRAGINTVQELAQKSEEDMMKVRNLGRKSFEEVKHKLNDLGLGLRKDD